The following proteins are encoded in a genomic region of Acidobacteriota bacterium:
- a CDS encoding Gfo/Idh/MocA family oxidoreductase gives MTKELNRRSFMGATAGAGAVMTGLSGSLLARGRSLNDTLQVAVLGPGGRGMYLLRKCLEHADAYNARVTAVCEIWKRNQKIATNHLREHYGSETTLYHHIDDLLADDGIDAVIIATADHQHGKMLKMVAEAGKDAYCEKPMANVLSEANDALDACRKAGTVVQIGTQGRSHPKCIAARRIMQDQLIGDVVRVSLVENEYSPYRWRRSPEQLAECREEDLNWKEFLLGKPDRPFDPRIYRSFRLFKDFSSGIYDQWMSHDIDTLHYLTGEPYPLSARAEGGIYRYKDYRENPDTTEAVFEYGTGDKKFLASYGCCLINGAGTGYIFQGTKGTLSFEKSPLFNEVPWRVSGDGIRGDEALKPGAKQMQGEYIAGEPGAMPNHRFPHMANWLDCVRRRDVDGISCPPEAGYGHSIACIMATDSLWSGRKMIFDPDKRTITPA, from the coding sequence ATGACCAAGGAATTGAATCGTCGCAGCTTCATGGGGGCCACCGCAGGGGCGGGCGCGGTCATGACCGGACTGTCGGGGTCCCTCCTGGCCAGGGGCCGCAGCCTCAACGACACCCTCCAGGTGGCGGTGCTGGGTCCCGGCGGCCGGGGCATGTACTTGTTGCGGAAGTGCCTGGAACATGCCGATGCGTACAACGCACGGGTCACCGCGGTCTGCGAAATCTGGAAGCGGAACCAGAAAATCGCCACCAATCACCTCCGTGAGCACTATGGCAGCGAGACCACGCTCTATCACCATATCGACGACCTTCTGGCCGATGACGGGATCGATGCGGTCATCATCGCCACGGCCGACCACCAGCACGGCAAGATGCTGAAGATGGTGGCGGAAGCGGGAAAGGATGCCTATTGCGAAAAGCCCATGGCCAACGTGCTGTCCGAGGCCAACGACGCCTTGGACGCCTGCAGGAAGGCCGGCACCGTGGTTCAGATCGGCACCCAGGGAAGAAGCCATCCCAAGTGCATCGCCGCTCGCCGGATCATGCAGGACCAACTCATCGGCGATGTGGTTCGAGTCAGTCTGGTGGAGAACGAATACAGTCCTTACCGTTGGCGCCGCAGCCCGGAGCAACTGGCCGAGTGCCGGGAAGAGGATCTGAACTGGAAAGAGTTTCTGCTGGGTAAGCCCGATCGTCCCTTCGATCCCCGGATCTACCGGTCTTTTCGGCTGTTCAAGGACTTCTCCAGCGGAATCTACGACCAGTGGATGAGCCACGACATCGACACTCTCCACTACCTCACCGGGGAACCCTACCCCCTGAGCGCCCGGGCCGAAGGCGGCATCTACCGCTACAAGGATTACCGCGAGAATCCGGACACCACCGAGGCCGTCTTCGAATACGGAACGGGAGACAAGAAATTCCTGGCCAGCTACGGCTGCTGCCTGATCAACGGCGCCGGGACCGGCTACATCTTTCAGGGAACCAAGGGAACCCTCTCGTTTGAAAAGTCGCCGCTCTTCAACGAAGTGCCCTGGCGGGTTTCCGGGGACGGGATTCGCGGCGATGAAGCTCTGAAGCCGGGAGCGAAGCAGATGCAGGGCGAGTATATCGCCGGTGAGCCGGGAGCCATGCCGAACCATCGCTTCCCTCACATGGCCAACTGGCTCGACTGCGTCCGCCGCCGCGACGTCGATGGAATCTCCTGCCCGCCGGAAGCAGGATACGGACACTCCATCGCCTGCATCATGGCCACGGACTCCTTGTGGAGCGGCCGCAAGATGATTTTCGACCCTGACAAGCGGACGATCACTCCTGCATAG